The following nucleotide sequence is from Saccharothrix texasensis.
GCGCTGACCCGGGAGCTGGCCGACCGACGGCACCGGCTGCGCGTGCTCGACACGGGTGACGACGCCCGCGCCGCCGTGCGGACCGTGTTCTCCTGGTCCTACCCGCAGCTGCGGCCCGAGGTCGCGCGGGCGTTCCGGCGGCTGGGCCTGCACCCCGGCCCGGACGTGACGCCGCCCGCCCTCGCCGCCCTCGCCGGGACCGACCGGGACGAGGCACGCCGGTCCCTGGACGTGTTGGCGCGCAACAGCCTCGTGCGGCCCGTGCCCGGTGGCCGGTACGTCGTCCACGACCTCCTGCGCGCCTACGCCGAGGAGCTGGCGGTCGAGCACGACCCGGCGCCCGAGCGGCTCGCCGCCGTCGACCGGCTGCTCGCCCACCACCTGGCCACCGCGGCGGCGGCGACGGCCCTGCTGTACCCGGTCGACCACCCCCACCGACCCGACGCGCCCGTGACACCGCACGCGTTCGCCACCGCCGACGCCGCGCGCGCCTGGCTGGACGCGGAGCGGCCCACGCTCGTCGCCCTGTGCCGCGCCGCCGAACGGGACGACCGGCCGGGCTACGCGGTCGACCTGGCGAACACGCTCTACCGGTACCTGGAGAGCGGCCACTACGCGGACGCGGCGACCGTCCACGGGTGCGCGACGCGCGCCGCCCGGCGGGCCGGGGACGACGGCCTGCTCGCCGTCGCGCTGACCAACCTGGGCGCGCTGAACCGGCTCCTCGGCGACTACGACCGAGCGGCACGGCACCTGCGGGAAGCGATCGGGCTGCACCGGCGGACCGGCGGGCGACGCGGCGGCCCGCGCGCGCTGTCGCACCTCGGCATCGTCCTGGAACGGCTCGGCGAGTACGAGGAAGCCGTGTCGCTGCACCGGGAGGCGCTGGCCGCGCACCGGCGGCTGGGCAGCCGGCACGGCGAGGCGGCGGCGCTGCTGAACCTGGGCAACGCCTACAACCGCCCCGGTCACCACCTGCGCGCCGCCGAGTGCCTGGACCGGGCGCTCGACCTGTTCCGCCTGCTCGACGACGCGAGCGGGCAGGCCAGCGCGCTGGCCAACCTCGGCGACGTGTGCGTGAGCCTGCGGCGCTACCCGGACGCCGTCCGGCACCTCGACGCGGCCCGCGAGCTGTTCCAGCGCCTGGACCACAGCTACGGCGTGGCGGTGACCCTGAGCAACCTGGGCAACGCGCACACCCGGCTCGGTGACCGGTCCCGGGCGCACCGCTGCTACACCTCCGCCCTCGAGACGTTCCGGGACATCGGCCACCGGTACGGGGAGGCGAGCGCCCTCAACGGCCTCGGCGAGAACCTGCGGGCGGCGGGCCGCCTGGACGAGGCGCTCGCCGCGCACACCGACGCGCTGCGGATCGCCACCGAGACCGGCGACCACGACGAGCAGGACCGCGCCCGGACCGGCCTGGGCAGCACCCGCAGCCAGGCATGAGCACCCGATGAGCGCCGGCGGGGCCGGGGCCTGTGCGCGGCGCGTCCACTCACCGTCCAGACCTCGTCCAGAGGCGTTGTCGAGACTTCCGTCGTCGAGAAGTGCCGGCCGGGCGCGGAGGTTCGCCGCCGCCCCTCATCCACCCCGGGGAGAGCCATGTCAGCTCGGCTGGACCACGTCCCACGCGACTGGTGCGCGGTCGAGTCGGACCGGATCGCCGCCCTGCTCGAACGACGTGGGCAGGTCGCCGGACCGGTGGTGTTCGGCGCCGGTTTCGGCCCGTCCGGCCTCCCGCACGTCGGCACGGTGAGCGAGGTCGTCCGCACGTCCTTCGTCCGGCGGGCGTTCGAGGAGGCGACCGGGCGCAGCACCCGGTTGGTCGTGGTCGCCGACGACATGGACGCCCTGCGCAAGGTGCCGGACACCGTCCCCGACCGGGCCGCGTTGACGCCCCACCTCGGGATGCCGCTGCACCGGGTGCCGGACCCGTGGGGCGTGGCGCCCAGCCTCGCCGAGGGCATGGTGGACCGGCTGCGCCGGGTGCTCGACGTGATGGAGGTCGACTGCGAGGTCGTCCGCAGCTCCGACCTCTACCGGTCGGGCCGCCACGACTCGGCCATCCGCGCCTTCCTCGCGGACTTCGCGGAGGTCAACGCCCTGGTCGGCGCCTCCGTGGGCGCCCTGAGGCGCAGGTCGTACAGCATCGTGATGCCGGTGTCCCCGCACACCGGCCGGGTGGTCGAGCACACGCGGGTGCTCGACGTCGACCCGCACCGGGGCACGATCACCTACGAGATCCCGCGGGACGTGGTCATCCAGCGCCCCGGCCTGGACCACGGCCTCGAACCGCACGAGTACTACGCGGGCGAGCCGATCGGCGAGCCGGTGACCGTGTCCGCGCTCGGCGGCGGCGGCAAGTTCCAGTGGAAGGCCGACTGGGCGCTGCGCCTGCTCAGCGGCGACATCGCCTACGAGATGCACGGGCAGGACCTGGCGGACTCGGCCCGCGTGGTGCGTCAGGTGTTCGAGCGGCTGCGGCGCGAGCCGCCGGTGCTCTTCGAGTACGGGCTGTTCGTCGACGAGCGGGGCCGGAAGATCTCGAAGACCGTCGGCAACGGCTTCGCCCTCGACGACGCGATCGGCTGCCTCACCCGCGAGGGCCTGCGGATGCTGCTGTACCGCAAGCCACGCCGACCACGCCGGTTCGACCTGGCGTCCGTGCTGCGGGCCGATGACGCGGTGCGCCACGAAGCGCGGCTCGCGGGTGACCCGCGTCGCGGGGCCGGCGCCCGGCTGCGGCTGCGGCGGATCGGCGCGACGGCGCCGCCGGGCGGCCCGCGGTTCGGCACCCTGGTGCGGGTCCTGGCCGCTTGCGCGCCGGTCGACCACGCCGCCGCGGTGGCGTTCGTCGAGCGGGTCTTCCCGCCGGGTCGCCGCCCGGAGCCCGACCTGGTGGCACGGGCGTGGCGCTTCCACCTGCACGCCCGTCCCGCGCCACGATCCGCCGTCCTCGACACCACCGCCACCACCGTGCTCCGCCGGCTGGCGGACGCGTTGGCGTCGGCGCCGCACGCCGATCCCGGCGTGCTGCTGCACAAGGCGCTCGACGGCCACCCCGACGCCTACCGGCCGCTGTACCTGGCCCTGCTCGGCCGGCCGCACGGCCCGCGACTGGCCACCTGGCTGCGGATCACCGGCACGCGCCGCTCGCTGGCCCTGGTCCGGGACGCCCTGTCCCGCGCCGTTCCCCCGTCCGACCGCTCCGAAGGTGGTTCGCCGTGACCCGATCCGCAGTCCGCCCGGCCCCGGTGGACTTCACCGTCGTGCAGGACCGGGCGCGCGCCTTCGCCGTGTCCCTGCGGGAGCGCGCCGCGGAGATCGTGCGCAGCCTCTCCGGCTACCAGTGCGCGAACGTCGCGCTCGACGAGATCGAGCGGTCCGTCGACCTGCTGGACAACCTGCACCTCAACCGGGAGCACTTCGGTGGGAAAGTGGGCGCGGTGACCACGTTCCTGCCGTTGAACCAACCCCTCTACGCCACGGTGTGCTTCGGCGTCGTGCCGTCGTTCATGGCCGAGGACACCGCGCTGCGCCCGCCGACCGCCATGCACCCGCACTACCGGGCGTTGGCCGACGTGCTCGACCTCCCCGCCCACTTCCCGGAACTGCACGTGTCCTACGACGACAAGGAGGAGTTCGTCGCGCGGCGGGCACACCGCACGGACGCGGTCGTGTTCACCGGCACACCGGAGAACGCGGCGAAGGTCCGACGCTCGTTCCCGAGGCGGACCCTGTTCATCCTCAACGGTTCCGGCCACAACCCGCTGGTGGTGACCGAGACCGCCGACGTCGACCTCGCCGTCGGCAGCGCGCTGCGGGTCGTGCTGTACAACCAGGGGCAGGACTGCGCCGGGCCGAACGCGATCCTGGTCCACCGCGAGCGCCTGGCCGCGTTCCGCGAGACCCTGTTGGCGCGGCTGCGGGACCTGGAGCACCGCGTCGGCCCGTACTCGGACCCGGACAACGTGGTGGGGCCGAACACCGACCCCGACCACGCGTTGAAGACGGGCCGCCGGTTCCGCGACGAGCGGGAGTCCTGGGTGTACGGCGGCGAGGTCAACCCCGTCAGCGGGATGATCAAGCCCACCGCGTTCGAGAAGGAGCTGGCGCTGGGCGGCAACTTCCGCGAGTTCTTCGCCCCGGTGTTCTTCCTCCAGCCCTACGACGACGACGCGGAGCTGCGCCGGTACTTCGAGGACCAGCGGTACGCCGCGAACGCCATGTACGTCTCGGTGTTCGGCCACAGCCCGTACGTGGAGTCGCTGATCGGCTCGCCGTCGCACGACGCGGACTCGATCCTGTGGGACACCGACCTGCACCTGGCGGAGAAGGGCTATCTCCCCTACGGCGGGCGTGGGCCGGCGGCGTCCTGCCTGTACGTGGACGGGGTCCGGGTGCCGGGCGCGACCCTGCCGCAGCGCGACATCGCCCTGCACCTGGTCGCGCGGCGGGGCGGCGCGTGCTGAGCGGGCGCTGGGAGCCCGTCGCCGCGATCTGCACCGTCGCGGTGGTCGGGCTCGTCACCGGCCTGACCGTGCCGCTGGTGTCGTTGCGGCTCAGCGGCGGCGGCGCGTCGTCCGCGTTGATCGGGACGGCCGCCGCGCTGCCCGCGGTGGGCATCCTCGCCGCGGTGATGTGCCTCGGCCCGCTGACGTGGCGGTGGCGGGTCAAACCGCTGCTGGTCACCGGGATGCTCGGTTCGGCGGTGAGCACGGGGCTGCTCGCGGTGACCGACGACGTCCCGGTGTGGCTGGTGCTCCGGTTCGCCGGCGGCGTGTTCGCCGGACTGCTGCTCGTGCTGGGCGAGACCTGGATCAACGCCGTGACGGCGGAGGCCACGCGGGGGCGTTGGATCGCCCTCTACACGTCGGTGTTCACGCTGTGCCAGGTGTCCGGCCCGGGGCTGCTGGCCCTGTTCGGTTCGGCCGCCCAGTGGTCGCTGCTGGTCGCCGTGCTCACCCACGTGCCCGGCATCGCCCTGCTGGCCGCCGTCTCGTGCCGGATCGACGCGTTCAAGGCCGGCAAGCCTGCCGCGGCGTGGACGTTCGCGCGGGCGGCGCCGACCATCGCGCTCGCGGTGCTGATGTTCTCGTTCTTCGACAGCGCCGTGCTGGCGCTGCTGCCGCTGTACGGCATGGCGCACGGGCACGCCGAGGCGGTCGCCGTCCTCATGGTGGGGGCGGTGTTCGCCGGCGACGCCCTGCTCCAGGTGCCGCTGGGTTGGTGGGCCGACCACGTCGACCGCCGTCGGCTGCACGTCGGGTGCGCGGTGCTCGTGCTGCTGCTGGCGCTGGCCATGCCGCTGCTGCTGGGGGTGTCGGTGCTGACGTGGCCCGCCCTGGTGGTGCTGGGCGCGGCGGCGGGCGGCGTCTACACGCTCGGGTTGGTGCGCATCGGCCAGGACTTCACCGACGACGAGCTGGTCGACGCCAACGCCGGGGCCACCGTGCTGTGGGCGTTGGGCAGCCTCGTCGGCCCGCTGATCGGCAGCGCCGCGGCGAACCTGCTCCCCCCGGACGGCCTGATGCTCGCGCTGGCCGCCGTCACCGCGCTGTTCCTGACCGCCGCCGTCGCCGAATTCCGGGCGCCGGCCCGACTTTCGCGTTGACCGGCGACGGGGAGGATTTGTCCTTTTCCCCCGGTGCCCGATCAGCTGAATTCCTGCCGGCGGGACAAGCCCGCGACACCCACTCACCGCGATAACCACGCCCTCCGACAGACATTTCCGCTGATAACCGGAGCGGGCAACGACAGGTTGTCCTCGTGATTGTTCCGTTATGATGACCATGGTCACCCGAGTCCCCTTCTGGGCGAACCCGGACCCTGCTACGTTGCCTCGACATGAGGGCACTCGACAAACGAATGACCGTGACCGCGCTGGTCGTGGCCGCCGGCTTCACCCCGCTGGTGGCTCCGGCGGTCAGCACCGCGGCCCCGGTCGCCGCTCCTGTCGCGCCCGCCGCTCCGGTCGCTCCCGCCGCCGCGCCCGGCACGCACCAGGCCAACCCCGTGGCCTCCAAAACGCACTTCGACTGGACGCTGCTGACCAGGATCCGCCGGGCGAACGCCTACGCGGAAAGCCGACCCGGTTTCGCCGGCATCGTGGTGCGGGACCGGAAGACCGGCGCGGTCTGGCGCAACGGCCACTCGGGCGCGCTCGTCTGGGCCTGTTCCACGCCCAAGCTCGCCATGGTCGTCGACCTGCTGCTGCGCAACGACGCCGGCACCGTCAGCCTGACGGCGGAAGACCGCGACCTGATGCACCGCATGCTGAACTCCAGCGACGACAACGCGGCGCACACGCTGTGGACCCGCTACGGCGGCGAGCGGGAGTTCGCGTCCCGCTTCCCGTCCTACGGCATGACCGACATGCGGTTCACCGACGAGCACCCGCACCACTGGGGCTGGATCCTCACCACCGCCGACGACCTCGACCGGCTGATCAACTACGTGCTGACCCGGCTCCCGGCCGCCCACCGCGACTACATCGTCACCGAGATGCGCTCGGTCGACGCCAACCAGCAGTGGGGTGTCTGGGGCGCCGGCGCCGCCGCTCGTCCGGGCAACAAGAACGGCTGGTCCGACGACAACGACGACGGCTCGTGGCTGATGAACTCCGTCGGCTTCGTCGGACCCGACGAGCGCTACACCCTCGCCATCATGAACAACACCCAGGTGGTCGAGAACGGGTACGACGTGGGCATGGAAACCACGACCGGGATCAGCCGGATCATGTTCGACGGTTACTTCCGCTGATCGTTGTCCCGTCCCGGGGGTCGGCCGCGGCCTGCGGCGGAGCGTTCTTCGAGGACTCCGACGAAGGCCGTGGCGACGAGCGCCACCGCGCGGTCGTCGTCGTGGGCCAGCCGGCGCAGCACCTCCCGCGCGGTGGTCCCCGCCAGCTCGACCAGCGCCTGCGTCAGGCGGATCCTGATCGCGGAGTCCGCGGTGGGCTCGGCCAGTTCGTCGACCAGCGCCGCCATGATCCGGTCCGCGTGCGCGGGGTCGCGGGACAACGCGCCCAGCACCTCCGCCGCGTCGACGTCGTTGACGCCCTCGACCACCATGCCGACGAGCGTCGGCACGGCCGCGATCACGCCACGCCTGCCCAGCGCCAGGGCGGCGGGCCCGCGCACGGCCGGGTCCCGGTCGCCGAGCGCTTCAGCGAGCACCGCGCTCGTGCCCGGAGCCCGCGGCATCTCCGCGATCGTCAGCACGGCGCGCCGCCGGACCTCGGCGTCCGCCGAGCGCGCGCCGGCGGCCAGCGTCGCCATGCCGTCGCCGCCTGACCGGGCCAGCGCCCAGCGCAGCGCCCCCGCCACGTTGGGGTCGGCCTCGGCCAGCACCGCGCCGGCCAGCAGGTCGGCGGCGATCGGCGCGTCCTCCGGCCGGGACAGGACGGCCTGCTGCCTGCGCGCGGCGCTCGCCGAGTCGAGCCCCTGCATGAGCTCGACGACGCGCAGGACGCCCTGCCAGCCGGTGGGCGCCGACGCGTCGATCGCGCGGAGCCGTTCGAGCAGCTCCCGGTCCCGCCCCAGCCGGTCCTCCGTCCACCTGATGAGGTCGCCGACCAGGGCGGACGGTGTGAACGCCGGGTCGTCCAGCGCGCGCCCGACCTGCTTGAGCGAGAGCCCGAGGGACCGCAGGCCCTCCACGTGGAAGATCCGGCGGACGTCCTCGGCGGAGTACTCGCGGTAACCGCCGACGGTGCGACCGCTCGGCCGCACCAGACCGAGCGCGTCGTAGTGCCGGAGCATCCGCGTGCTCACCCCGGAATGCCGGGCCACGTCCCCGATCAGCAAGCCGTGCTCTCCGGCGCCACCGCCGGCTCGGCGCTCCCCGGCACGGCGGCGGCTCGTTCCGGGCCGAGGGTGACGACTCGCGTCGCCTCGGCGATGGCCAGGTCGAAGCCCGCGTCCGGGTCGTGCAGGAGCACCTCGGTGGCCCGGGCGTGCGCGGCCACCTCCGGGTCCGGGTCGGCCGCCGCCCGCGCCAGGGCGGGCGTGATCACGTCGCCGAGGTCGACCAGCGCCCGGCTCAGGCTCAGCCGCACCTCGCGGTCGCCGCGGGCGAACTGCGCGACCAGCTCGTCGACCAGCCCCGCCTGCCCGTCCTCCGGGGCCAAGGCCACCGCGACGCGCCACGCGGTCCGCGCGACCTCGTCGTCGGCGTCGCGCAGCATGTCCCGCGTGATCCAGGCCCACGCGCTCCGGTCGCCGATCTTGGAGAGCGTGTGCAACGCCTGGCTGCGACTCCGGGCGCGCCCGGAGTCGAGCTCACGGCGGAGGCGGGGCAGGGTGAGCTCCGGCGGCAGGCGGGTCAGCGCCCAGGACAGCATGTCGCGCACGAAGAAGTCCGGCTCGACCGCGCACCGCTCGACGAGCGCCTCCAGGAGACCGGGGTCCGGGTTCGTGCCGGCCGCCAGGGCCGCCTTGAGCCGGACCGAGGAGTCCTCGGCGCCGAGGGCGTCGGCCACTCGGGCGTGCTGCGGGGTTCCGCTTGTCGTGGGGATCGGGACCACCTCCTGCGCCCAGTGGACACCTTGTCACCGTGTCAAGGTCAACCCCGTGACCGGCGGATCGGGAGATCACCCGGTCCCGAACCGGCCTGCCCGGTCACGCTGGGCGACCGTACCCGACGGGGCCGCGACGCACCCGGCGTCCGACTCGCGGTGGCGCCGGCATCACCAGGAGCGCCACCGCGACGCCTGATCACCGGGTCGACGTCGCCCGCTGTCCGCGGAGCAGGGCGGCACACCAGTGGAAGTGGCCGTCGTCGCCGTCGGAGGAGAACAGGTCGTAGGTGGTGAGGGCGTACGCCGCCTGGTAGAGCGCGAGGGTCTCCGGCCGGTGACCCAGCTCGCGGGCGAACAGGCGGGTGAGGGTGGCGGTGTGGTGCCGGGCGTGCGGTCCGTACATGTCCCAGACGGCGGCGGTGACGGCGGCCTCGAACGCGGGATCGCCGGCGGTGGTGAAGAAGCCGAAGTCGAGGACGGCGGTGGGACGGCCGGTGTCGTCCACGTGGAGGTTGGGCGGGACGAGGTCCCCGTGGATGGCGGTGACCGGGGAGTCGGGCAGGGCCGTGAGGGAGTCGACGACCCGTCGCACCGTCTCGGCGAGGCCCGGGACGTGGGCGGCGAGCACGTCGCCGTGGCGGCGCGTGGCACGCCGGACCAGGGCGGCGAGCGCGTCGGGGAAGCGCGTGCGGTCCCGCCAGAGGGGCCGGTCGTCGCCTTGGACGGTGAGGCCGCGCATGGCCTCGGTGCCGGGGACGGTCGCGAGGGCGCGCAGGACGGTGAGGAGCGCGGCGGTCTCGGCGGCGGGCAGGTCGCGTTCGGCGGAGGTCGTCGCCGGCTCGGCGCGGAAGGGCGACCCGGTCAGCTCGCGCTCGTAGGTCACGAGTACGCCCTCGTGCACCTCGCTGTCGAGGATCTCCGGCGTGGCGAAGGGCAGCGGGTGGCGGGCGATGTCCGCGTGGACGCGGCGCGAGAGCTCCAGGTCGGCCGGCGGCCGGCCGCTCCACACCTTGGCGACGAGGCCCTCCCCGAGTCGGTAGACGGCGCCCTCGACACCGGCGGCGAGGGGACGCGGCGCCCGGTGTCCGCGACGGGTGAAGTGCGCGAGCCAGTCGTCGGTGTGGCGTTGGCGGTGGTCGACCATGGGCGGAGTACACCCGTGCCGCCCCGCGGTCGCACCCGCTTTTCGCCGGCTGCGGCACGGGGCCGGATGATCCCGGTGGCGGGTCTGGTCTACAAAGGGACCGGTGAACTCCGGGGGATCGACGAGTGCCGCGTTACCCGACGGCCGGGCCGCCCGAGCCGTCGCGCTGGTGAGCCGGGTGTGCGTCCGGCGGCGGTTCGCCGTGATCGGCGCGTGGGTGGTGCTGGTGCTGGCGCTGGTGACCGCGGCGAGGGTGGTCGGCACGCCGACGGACAACGACGTGAGCCTGCCCGGCACCGACGCCCAGCTCGTGCGGGACCTGACCGCGTCGCCGGGGGCCCCGCTCACCTCCGGCACCGTGATCCTGGTGGCCGAGGACGGGCGGCTGGACGACGAGGTCCGCTCCGGTGCGCTGGCGGAGGCGGCGGCGTCGCTGCGCGAGGCCGTGCACGTGACCGCGGTGAAGCCGCCCTCGACGCGGGACGGGTCGTTGTCCGAGGACGGGCGGACCGGCTGGTTCACGGTGGGCCTGGACGTCCGCCGGGCCGAGCTCACCGGGGACGTGGCGCGCGCCGTCGTCGACGCCGCCCGACCGGCCGCCGACGCCGGCCTGCGGGTGCTGCCCGGCGGGGCGTTCGCCCAGGCCGTCGACGGCTCGGGCAGCACCGGCGACGAGTACTTCGGCCTGCTCCTGGCCGCCGTCATCCTCTTCCTGGCGCTCGGCGGCGTGGTCGGCGCGGTGCTGCCGCTGCTGACCTCGGCGCTCTCGGTGCTCGCCACGCTGGAGGTGGTGGGGCTCGCCGGGAACCTGACCTCGATGCCGGCGGTGGCGGCGACCCTGGCGCTCATGGTCGGCCTCGGCGTCGGCATCGACTACTCGTTGTTCCTGCTCAGCCGTTTCCGCGCGTTGACGCGCTCGGGCCTCGCGCCGCCGGAGGCCATCGAACGCGCGGCCGCCGACTCGGGCACGGCGGTGGTCGTCGCCGGTGTGACGGTCGCCCTCGCGCTCGCCGGGTTGGTGCTGACCGACGTGCCGCTGCTGCGGACGCTCGCCTGGACGTGTGGGATCGCGGTCCTGTTCGCCGTGCTCGCCGCGCTCACCCTGCTCCCCGCGCTGACGTCGCTGGCCGGACGTCGGCTCGCCCGCGGCGGGACGCTGCACGGCCGGCTGACCCGCCGGGTCGG
It contains:
- a CDS encoding aldehyde dehydrogenase family protein, with amino-acid sequence MTRSAVRPAPVDFTVVQDRARAFAVSLRERAAEIVRSLSGYQCANVALDEIERSVDLLDNLHLNREHFGGKVGAVTTFLPLNQPLYATVCFGVVPSFMAEDTALRPPTAMHPHYRALADVLDLPAHFPELHVSYDDKEEFVARRAHRTDAVVFTGTPENAAKVRRSFPRRTLFILNGSGHNPLVVTETADVDLAVGSALRVVLYNQGQDCAGPNAILVHRERLAAFRETLLARLRDLEHRVGPYSDPDNVVGPNTDPDHALKTGRRFRDERESWVYGGEVNPVSGMIKPTAFEKELALGGNFREFFAPVFFLQPYDDDAELRRYFEDQRYAANAMYVSVFGHSPYVESLIGSPSHDADSILWDTDLHLAEKGYLPYGGRGPAASCLYVDGVRVPGATLPQRDIALHLVARRGGAC
- a CDS encoding MFS transporter → MLSGRWEPVAAICTVAVVGLVTGLTVPLVSLRLSGGGASSALIGTAAALPAVGILAAVMCLGPLTWRWRVKPLLVTGMLGSAVSTGLLAVTDDVPVWLVLRFAGGVFAGLLLVLGETWINAVTAEATRGRWIALYTSVFTLCQVSGPGLLALFGSAAQWSLLVAVLTHVPGIALLAAVSCRIDAFKAGKPAAAWTFARAAPTIALAVLMFSFFDSAVLALLPLYGMAHGHAEAVAVLMVGAVFAGDALLQVPLGWWADHVDRRRLHVGCAVLVLLLALAMPLLLGVSVLTWPALVVLGAAAGGVYTLGLVRIGQDFTDDELVDANAGATVLWALGSLVGPLIGSAAANLLPPDGLMLALAAVTALFLTAAVAEFRAPARLSR
- a CDS encoding serine hydrolase, with amino-acid sequence MRALDKRMTVTALVVAAGFTPLVAPAVSTAAPVAAPVAPAAPVAPAAAPGTHQANPVASKTHFDWTLLTRIRRANAYAESRPGFAGIVVRDRKTGAVWRNGHSGALVWACSTPKLAMVVDLLLRNDAGTVSLTAEDRDLMHRMLNSSDDNAAHTLWTRYGGEREFASRFPSYGMTDMRFTDEHPHHWGWILTTADDLDRLINYVLTRLPAAHRDYIVTEMRSVDANQQWGVWGAGAAARPGNKNGWSDDNDDGSWLMNSVGFVGPDERYTLAIMNNTQVVENGYDVGMETTTGISRIMFDGYFR
- a CDS encoding MerR family transcriptional regulator — its product is MLIGDVARHSGVSTRMLRHYDALGLVRPSGRTVGGYREYSAEDVRRIFHVEGLRSLGLSLKQVGRALDDPAFTPSALVGDLIRWTEDRLGRDRELLERLRAIDASAPTGWQGVLRVVELMQGLDSASAARRQQAVLSRPEDAPIAADLLAGAVLAEADPNVAGALRWALARSGGDGMATLAAGARSADAEVRRRAVLTIAEMPRAPGTSAVLAEALGDRDPAVRGPAALALGRRGVIAAVPTLVGMVVEGVNDVDAAEVLGALSRDPAHADRIMAALVDELAEPTADSAIRIRLTQALVELAGTTAREVLRRLAHDDDRAVALVATAFVGVLEERSAAGRGRPPGRDNDQRK
- a CDS encoding HEAT repeat domain-containing protein, translating into MVPIPTTSGTPQHARVADALGAEDSSVRLKAALAAGTNPDPGLLEALVERCAVEPDFFVRDMLSWALTRLPPELTLPRLRRELDSGRARSRSQALHTLSKIGDRSAWAWITRDMLRDADDEVARTAWRVAVALAPEDGQAGLVDELVAQFARGDREVRLSLSRALVDLGDVITPALARAAADPDPEVAAHARATEVLLHDPDAGFDLAIAEATRVVTLGPERAAAVPGSAEPAVAPESTAC
- a CDS encoding phosphotransferase family protein — encoded protein: MVDHRQRHTDDWLAHFTRRGHRAPRPLAAGVEGAVYRLGEGLVAKVWSGRPPADLELSRRVHADIARHPLPFATPEILDSEVHEGVLVTYERELTGSPFRAEPATTSAERDLPAAETAALLTVLRALATVPGTEAMRGLTVQGDDRPLWRDRTRFPDALAALVRRATRRHGDVLAAHVPGLAETVRRVVDSLTALPDSPVTAIHGDLVPPNLHVDDTGRPTAVLDFGFFTTAGDPAFEAAVTAAVWDMYGPHARHHTATLTRLFARELGHRPETLALYQAAYALTTYDLFSSDGDDGHFHWCAALLRGQRATSTR
- a CDS encoding MMPL family transporter, which produces MNSGGSTSAALPDGRAARAVALVSRVCVRRRFAVIGAWVVLVLALVTAARVVGTPTDNDVSLPGTDAQLVRDLTASPGAPLTSGTVILVAEDGRLDDEVRSGALAEAAASLREAVHVTAVKPPSTRDGSLSEDGRTGWFTVGLDVRRAELTGDVARAVVDAARPAADAGLRVLPGGAFAQAVDGSGSTGDEYFGLLLAAVILFLALGGVVGAVLPLLTSALSVLATLEVVGLAGNLTSMPAVAATLALMVGLGVGIDYSLFLLSRFRALTRSGLAPPEAIERAAADSGTAVVVAGVTVALALAGLVLTDVPLLRTLAWTCGIAVLFAVLAALTLLPALTSLAGRRLARGGTLHGRLTRRVGSGGRWARQADRVTRRPWLAGGSALVLLALLAAPATDLRLGQLDAGSSPTSTAVRQADDAVSAAFGPGAGTPLTVLGRLSTPVVDAGDPRPSRLVAAVRAQPGVASVGPATPSADGRVVTVALIPSTSGGDPATADLVHRLRALAVPGVTVHVGGGAAARADLADRITDKLPLVIGVVLLLSVAVLLLAFRAPLLALKAALMDLISIGAAYGVLTAVFTRGWGATWIGLSGPTPIPSFVPLMLFALLFGLSMDYEVFLLSDVRRRFRRTGDTVRSVREGLVGTGGVITAAAAIMVGVFLAFVPHDDPTIKMFGVGMAVAIVVDATVVRCLLVPATMAVLGDLTWWTPGRRRARAAEPIG